A segment of the Synergistaceae bacterium genome:
TTTTTACGGCAGGACTTGAGAACATAGGCGCGCCCTGTGAGGTTGACGGCAAAAATTATCCCATGCACGGCAGAATAAGAACGACACCGGCAGAGCATTTATCGAGTAATGCATACTGGGATAATGACGAGTATAAAATCAAGATTTCCGGTGAAATGCGGGAGGCTGAATTATTCGGTGAAAATCTTGTTTTGCGTCGTAGTATAGAAACAATTTGCGGCACTAAGTCATTTATTTTGACGGACGAATTCGAGAACGAGGGATTTAGGGACGAGCCTTTAATGCTGTTATATCACTTTAATTTAGGGTGGCCGTTTTTAGACGAGACTACAAAATTTTTTATTCCCACTAAGAAAATCACGCCTAGAAATCATGACACAGAAGGCCACGAAAGCAGATATAACTTAATGGAAGCCCCGAAAGATAACGAGCCTGAATATGTATTTATTCACGAGATTAAATCAGACCCTCAGGAAAATACGGAAGTAATAGCAGTAAATGAGGCTTTGAAACTCGGTGTAAAAATTTCATGGAACGTTAAATATTTACCTCACTTTATGCAGTGGAAGAGCATAGCCAGCGGTGATTATGTAGTCGGGCTTGAGCCTGCTAATTCAATAGTTCACGGCCGGAAATGGTATCATGAGAACGGGAATTTACACACTCTTGCGCCATTCAAGCGAGAAAGAAATATTTTGACTTTCACGATTTTAGAGGGCGACTCAGAAATCAACGAAAATATTTCAGCTTTTAAAGCAAAATTTTAGAAAGGTGTTATATATAATATGAAGAGATCAGAAATCAACGCGCATATTAAGGAGTTTGAGGCATTACTCAAGAAACACTGTTTTGCATTGCCTCCGTTTTTGAGT
Coding sequences within it:
- a CDS encoding aldose 1-epimerase family protein; protein product: MKSELMKYAGSIQQLAYVRPIIYSEGRSSGLKAFDVKNGKMSFRVLADKCLDISEFSYSGINISFLSKPGLQGLGHYDTNGPEAQRSIMCGLFFTAGLENIGAPCEVDGKNYPMHGRIRTTPAEHLSSNAYWDNDEYKIKISGEMREAELFGENLVLRRSIETICGTKSFILTDEFENEGFRDEPLMLLYHFNLGWPFLDETTKFFIPTKKITPRNHDTEGHESRYNLMEAPKDNEPEYVFIHEIKSDPQENTEVIAVNEALKLGVKISWNVKYLPHFMQWKSIASGDYVVGLEPANSIVHGRKWYHENGNLHTLAPFKRERNILTFTILEGDSEINENISAFKAKF